A genomic window from Polaribacter gangjinensis includes:
- a CDS encoding HU family DNA-binding protein, whose protein sequence is MGILYKALKRANPQDRTQPEKYYAAIANNGSSDFETLAEMISEQSALSPTDCLAVLSILEVNIIRELRQGRIVRLGKLGSFQLSLNSGGVATESALTADAIKKAKILFRPSSKFREMLKSLSFNKQG, encoded by the coding sequence ATGGGTATTCTTTATAAGGCTCTAAAAAGAGCAAACCCTCAGGACAGAACACAACCTGAGAAATATTACGCAGCTATCGCAAATAATGGTAGCTCAGATTTTGAAACTTTGGCAGAGATGATCTCAGAACAGTCTGCCTTATCACCAACCGATTGTTTGGCGGTGCTGAGCATTTTAGAAGTCAATATCATTCGTGAATTGCGTCAAGGACGTATAGTGCGCTTGGGTAAATTAGGTAGTTTTCAACTATCACTCAATTCAGGAGGTGTTGCTACAGAAAGCGCACTAACGGCGGATGCTATTAAAAAGGCAAAGATTCTTTTTAGACCTTCGAGTAAGTTTCGCGAAATGCTGAAAAGCCTTTCGTTTAATAAGCAGGGATAG
- a CDS encoding Eco57I restriction-modification methylase domain-containing protein yields MSLFQNAVLKKYLKGLEAELVNKAYERFTQHFHNPAIQENIRNSKEEQYQGEFLIDLFVNVLGYTKNPTPNFNLTTELKNIKGSKKTDGAILSKDPDALEKALAVIELKGANTTDLSKVETQAFGYKNNQPGCNYVITSNFEKLRFYIDNAVDFEEFNLFQLTKERFDLLWLCLSADYLLKDIPKKMKDESLTQEENITKKLYKDYALFRNEIFDAIQKENPAYDKLTLFKKTQKLLDRFLFIFFAEDRLLLPPNSIRAILNQWTDLKETYDAYFPLYDRFKKYFGYMNTGHKGQQHEIFAYNGGLFAPDEVLDNIKINDDLLYKHTTNLSNYDFESEVSVNILGHIFEHSLNDIDEIQAEINNNGSETKTQSKRKKDGVFYTPKYITKYIVDNTVGKLCEEKKTELDIQEAEYEKERKGRKTATLKALSQKLEDYRKWLLQITICDPACGSGAFLNQALEFLIAEHRYIDELQAKLFGDAMVLSEVENSILENNLFGVDINEESVDIAKLSLWLRTAQKGRKLTSLNNNIKCGNSLIDDPTVAGDKAFHWQTEFPEIFKEKNKKAFHITTALHDSRTSQRMIDYKVREHRDLGTNPLPNYTKLLPEEELIITQEIIAIAQEKALNIMAYNVCGDHIHLLLVCEEEELPSILQIIKSKTARKVNIAKGITTAAATTREHAPLPMHTPLPHDTTMQRGEKQNSLWTQKYGCNPIKDEAHLHNTVHYIQTNRAKHELPNNKQLASLLAHPVLNQSYDNAFTPEYKGGFDVVIGNPPYVSSKGESFSDLEKHYFIEKYQCAIYQIDLYLLFNEKSLLITNQKGIISLIEPNAWMNNLFLKPIRKFLLDKTTIYEIVNTPIGVFKDATVDTVILTFARKTKTVFPIKILEAKSQDIIYLHSKDAISFANNENFDFDILVSQEAKKIVSKLEIEKVSLMDISVASSGIKEYEKGKGNPPQTAEDVINKPFNSTVKLDDSYQKHISGSDVNRFVLNWQGNYLKFGEWIAAPRNSIFFEGERLIIREIPGKMGLIVSYTSEKYTIKNTAHIFKITKSEYSIFGLLAILNSKLMGFYFKNKFSEDDNVFPKAKLGQCKKLPISNNIRNNMNFNNSVKKIINSLDEFNILTKNFSELLCSKCNISKPSTKLQNWHQLTFGEFLKELTKQKIVLSLNEQAAWMQYFNEQKQKALALKTEIDKTDNEIDAMVYELYGLTAEEIAIVEAATQ; encoded by the coding sequence ATGAGTTTATTTCAAAATGCTGTTTTAAAGAAATATCTAAAAGGCTTAGAGGCTGAGTTGGTAAACAAAGCCTATGAACGGTTTACACAACATTTTCACAATCCTGCTATTCAAGAAAATATCCGAAATTCTAAAGAGGAGCAATATCAAGGCGAATTTTTAATTGACCTTTTTGTAAATGTATTGGGTTATACTAAAAATCCAACCCCAAACTTTAACCTTACTACCGAACTAAAAAACATCAAAGGCTCCAAAAAAACAGATGGGGCAATCTTGTCAAAAGACCCTGATGCTCTGGAAAAAGCACTAGCGGTTATTGAACTAAAAGGTGCAAACACTACTGATTTAAGCAAAGTAGAAACCCAAGCTTTTGGCTATAAAAATAACCAACCTGGCTGTAATTATGTGATTACATCCAACTTTGAAAAACTGCGGTTTTATATTGACAATGCTGTTGATTTTGAGGAATTCAACCTTTTTCAACTCACCAAAGAACGTTTTGACTTGTTATGGCTTTGCCTTTCTGCGGATTATCTGTTAAAAGATATTCCGAAAAAGATGAAAGATGAATCGTTAACGCAAGAAGAAAACATCACAAAAAAACTGTATAAAGATTACGCTCTTTTTAGAAATGAAATTTTTGATGCCATCCAAAAAGAAAATCCTGCGTATGACAAACTAACGCTTTTCAAAAAAACGCAAAAATTACTCGACCGTTTTCTGTTTATCTTTTTTGCAGAAGATCGATTGCTATTACCACCAAACTCCATTCGTGCCATTCTAAATCAATGGACGGATTTGAAAGAAACCTATGATGCTTATTTCCCTTTGTACGACCGATTTAAAAAATATTTCGGGTATATGAACACAGGGCACAAAGGGCAACAGCACGAAATATTTGCTTATAATGGTGGGTTGTTTGCTCCAGATGAGGTATTAGATAACATCAAAATAAATGATGATTTACTCTACAAACACACCACCAATTTGAGTAATTACGATTTTGAGAGCGAAGTAAGTGTCAATATCCTAGGGCATATTTTTGAACATTCGTTGAATGATATTGACGAAATTCAGGCAGAAATCAATAACAATGGGAGTGAGACTAAAACCCAAAGCAAACGAAAAAAAGACGGGGTTTTTTATACTCCTAAATACATTACCAAGTATATTGTTGATAATACCGTTGGCAAACTGTGTGAAGAAAAGAAAACGGAATTAGACATACAAGAAGCCGAATATGAAAAAGAACGCAAAGGACGTAAAACAGCTACTTTAAAAGCCTTATCTCAAAAACTAGAGGATTACAGAAAATGGTTGTTGCAAATTACCATTTGCGACCCAGCTTGTGGTAGTGGTGCTTTTTTAAACCAAGCCTTAGAGTTTTTGATTGCTGAACATCGTTATATTGATGAATTACAAGCCAAATTGTTTGGTGATGCTATGGTTTTGAGCGAAGTAGAAAACTCAATTTTAGAAAACAATTTGTTTGGGGTAGATATCAATGAAGAAAGTGTGGATATTGCAAAACTATCTCTATGGTTGCGAACGGCACAAAAAGGCAGAAAACTTACCTCACTAAACAACAATATAAAATGTGGTAACAGTTTGATTGATGACCCTACAGTTGCAGGCGACAAAGCGTTTCATTGGCAAACCGAATTTCCAGAGATTTTTAAAGAAAAAAACAAAAAAGCTTTTCATATTACTACTGCGTTGCACGATAGTAGAACGTCACAGAGAATGATTGACTATAAAGTGCGCGAACACAGAGATTTGGGTACCAACCCATTGCCCAATTACACAAAGCTATTGCCGGAAGAAGAACTCATCATTACCCAAGAAATCATTGCCATTGCTCAAGAAAAAGCACTAAATATTATGGCATACAATGTCTGTGGTGATCATATCCATTTGTTGCTAGTTTGTGAAGAAGAAGAATTGCCAAGTATTCTGCAAATCATCAAAAGCAAAACAGCCAGAAAAGTAAACATAGCCAAAGGCATTACTACTGCTGCTGCTACAACAAGGGAGCATGCTCCCTTGCCCATGCATACTCCCTTGCCACATGATACTACTATGCAGCGTGGTGAGAAACAAAACAGTTTGTGGACACAAAAATATGGTTGCAATCCTATAAAAGATGAAGCCCATTTACACAACACTGTACACTATATACAAACCAACAGAGCAAAGCATGAGTTGCCCAACAACAAGCAATTAGCGTCTTTATTGGCACATCCTGTTTTGAATCAGTCTTATGACAATGCTTTTACCCCTGAATACAAAGGTGGCTTTGATGTGGTGATTGGGAATCCGCCTTATGTGAGCTCAAAAGGAGAGAGTTTTTCTGATTTAGAAAAACATTATTTTATTGAGAAATACCAATGTGCTATATATCAGATAGATTTATATCTACTTTTTAATGAAAAAAGTCTTTTAATTACAAATCAAAAAGGAATTATTTCATTGATTGAACCTAATGCATGGATGAATAACTTGTTTTTGAAACCTATCCGTAAATTTTTATTAGACAAAACAACAATTTATGAGATTGTAAATACACCTATTGGAGTTTTTAAAGACGCTACTGTTGACACAGTTATTTTAACTTTTGCAAGGAAAACTAAAACTGTTTTTCCAATAAAAATTTTAGAGGCAAAATCACAAGATATTATTTACTTACACTCAAAAGATGCTATTAGTTTTGCTAACAATGAAAATTTTGATTTTGATATATTAGTTTCACAAGAAGCAAAAAAAATTGTTTCAAAATTAGAGATTGAAAAAGTATCTTTAATGGATATATCAGTTGCTTCTAGTGGTATAAAAGAATATGAAAAAGGAAAAGGAAATCCACCTCAAACAGCTGAAGATGTAATAAATAAACCTTTTAATTCAACAGTAAAATTAGATGATTCTTATCAAAAGCACATTTCGGGTTCTGATGTAAATCGTTTTGTTTTAAATTGGCAAGGAAATTATTTAAAGTTTGGCGAATGGATTGCTGCTCCTCGAAACTCAATATTTTTTGAAGGTGAAAGATTAATAATTCGTGAAATCCCTGGCAAAATGGGTTTAATAGTTTCATATACTTCTGAGAAGTATACTATAAAAAATACAGCTCATATATTTAAAATTACTAAATCAGAATACTCTATCTTCGGTTTGTTAGCAATATTAAATTCAAAATTAATGGGGTTTTATTTTAAGAATAAATTTTCAGAAGATGATAATGTTTTTCCAAAGGCAAAATTAGGTCAATGTAAAAAATTACCAATTTCGAACAATATTAGAAACAATATGAATTTTAATAATTCAGTTAAAAAAATAATTAACTCACTCGATGAATTTAATATTTTGACTAAAAATTTTTCAGAATTGCTTTGTTCAAAATGCAACATCTCAAAGCCTTCTACCAAACTCCAAAACTGGCATCAGTTAACCTTTGGCGAGTTTTTAAAAGAACTTACCAAACAAAAAATAGTATTGAGTTTAAACGAGCAAGCAGCATGGATGCAATATTTCAATGAGCAAAAACAAAAAGCCCTTGCCTTAAAAACTGAAATAGACAAAACCGACAATGAAATTGATGCGATGGTATATGAATTGTATGGCCTAACAGCAGAAGAAATTGCCATAGTAGAAGCAGCCACCCAGTAG